CCTCAGCACCGAGGTTTGCCGCTGCAGCGCCGGCCAGGGCCAGCGTGGAATCCAGCGCCTTCTCCATCTCGGTGCCGCCGAGGTCAGCTTGCAACTGTGCCGCCCAGCGCTGCCCGGCCAACCGGGTCGCGGGGCTCGTTCGCCACAAGGCACGCGAGCGGTGCTCGACGGTGCTGCCGAAGCGTGACAGCGAGAACCGCTCACCCTCGCGCAGGCCGGCGAGGATGGCCTGCAGCGCACGTCGCGCGGCGGCGATGCTGTCGCCCTGCATCGAGCCCGAGCAGTCCACCAGGATCTTCACTGCGAGCGGATGGGCCGACGCCGGCACACGCGGGCAGAAGCTCGCCAGCACGCTGACCGCGCCCGCGTGCTGCGTGTCCTGCGCGCACAGGGCGAGCGAATCCTGCACGACCTCATCGAGTACGAGGATGAAGTCACGATCAAGACAGCCACCGCGTGCAAGCGACACGACCATCGCCGTCGTCTCGCCCTCACCTTCCAGGCGCATCGACAGCGGATGGCTCGGCGAGCCGATGCGGGCGCGTGCGAGGGCGCCCTCGACGCGCAGGCTGAGCTCGAACGGATGCACGACCATCAGATCATGCTCGACCACCTGGTGCGGCTTCAAGCCGGCATCGGCCACCGGATCGCCATAACGCGGGGCGATTACCGTGGGCACCACCAGGCGCAGGCCATGTTGCTCGAACTGGAGCACCTGGGCGTAGCGTAGCCGCACCACACAGGTCTCCCCGGGTGCGAGGTTGCCCAGGTTCAGCGTGTAGCTGTCATCGAAATTCTGCTCGAGCAGGATGGCGGTGTTGCCTTCGGCAATTGCGTCCTCGTAGCCCTGCTCAGCCTGCTTCTTCTCGACCACCGCGCCGGACAGGCGGCGATCGCCGATCTGGACCTCGACCCCGAGCAAAACGGCCGCCCAGGGTAGCGGGAAGGTGTACACGAGCTCGACATGACGGTCGAACGGGTTGGCAAAGCGCTGCTCGAGGTTCGCTTCAAAAAGCGTGCCGCGCAGCGTGCCCTCGAAGCGCACGCCCTTGAGCGTCATTGCCTCACCCGCGCGCGTCTCAAGCCGTGCCGATTGCTGCTTCATCATGATTCTCTCGCCTGTCGTTCGCTTTTGTTCGTGTTCGCCGGATCCGCCGGCGAAGCACCGTCTTCTTCACCCTGCGCCGCCTTGAAGGCAGTCATCACGCCCTGGATGAACTGCCTCACCGCCTCGGGACTCAGCCCAGCCCGCTGCGGATCGATGACCACCTCGATGCCCTCGGCGACGGTGAGATGGCTGCACACCGACACGCTGCCGATGGCGCGTTCGCGAGCGGGAACCGGCGGCGGGCCACCGTGCAGCAACTCGCGGACGCGCTCGAGGGACACCCCTGCCGCCGTCCACTTCTTGATCAGCAGCAGTTGCTCGAGATGCTTGCTCCCGTAACGGGCCGCCCGGGTCTC
This DNA window, taken from Thauera sp. K11, encodes the following:
- a CDS encoding helix-turn-helix domain-containing protein encodes the protein MPDNPAPSYPLADLCVLADLPPRTVRYYVQIGLVDRPQGETRAARYGSKHLEQLLLIKKWTAAGVSLERVRELLHGGPPPVPARERAIGSVSVCSHLTVAEGIEVVIDPQRAGLSPEAVRQFIQGVMTAFKAAQGEEDGASPADPANTNKSERQARES